The Thermotoga caldifontis AZM44c09 genomic interval TCGCTCGTGCATATTTCTCGAGGTCCATCTTCACTCCTCCAGATGTACTATGTAGACGGCGTCTTCTCCGTCACATTCTTTCAAACACACGTTTATCCTCTCACGAGTCTTGGAGGTCGGTAGATTCTTACCAACGAAGTCCGCCCTTATGGGTAGTTCCCTATGGCCCCTATCGACCAGGACGGCCAGTTGGACCGCCCTCGGTCTGCCACGCTTCGAAACGGCATCGAGCGCGGCCCGCACAGTTCTTCCTGTGAACAGGACGTCGTCCACGAGTACCACTATTTTGTCGCGCAGGTCGAAGGGTATTTCGCTCAGGTCCTCATCGGTTCTCTTGTCATCGTCTCTGAAAGGCCTGACATCGAGTTTTCCGACGGGCACGTCCTTCCCTTCTATGGACCTGAGAAAGACTGCGAGGCGCTGAGCAAGGTACGCTCCTCTCGTCAGGATACCGAGCAAAGCAACATTTTCTAATCCGCGATTTCTCTCGAGGATTTCGTGTGCGATCCTCAGCAGAGATCTTTTTATGTCTTCCTCGCTCAGTACCTTTATCCGTTTCACCATTTCACGCCTATACGGAAATCGATCTGATAATCGTAGCTGAGTTCTTTGAAGAGGTCAGGACTGTCCTTCTTTGAAAATGGGTAGAAGACGGAAATTTGGACGTTCAAATTCCCGATCTGGAAAGATC includes:
- the pyrR gene encoding bifunctional pyr operon transcriptional regulator/uracil phosphoribosyltransferase PyrR, with the translated sequence MVKRIKVLSEEDIKRSLLRIAHEILERNRGLENVALLGILTRGAYLAQRLAVFLRSIEGKDVPVGKLDVRPFRDDDKRTDEDLSEIPFDLRDKIVVLVDDVLFTGRTVRAALDAVSKRGRPRAVQLAVLVDRGHRELPIRADFVGKNLPTSKTRERINVCLKECDGEDAVYIVHLEE